In the genome of Triplophysa dalaica isolate WHDGS20190420 chromosome 17, ASM1584641v1, whole genome shotgun sequence, the window TTCTACATGTCACTATATCATACCTGGAACATGCCATGTATACCCTATGGGAAGTTACGTGTAATAATTCTAAATTAAGTGTTGTGTTGGCTGCTATACTTTTCTTAATTTCTAGTCagattatataaataaagaagacATTAATcgtataataataaataagtatttgttgagaaaaaataaaagaggaaataaatgactaatataaattaatacatttaaataagaaaacaaaatatgaaacgAAAATTAGTAATTATTAAAAACGAGTTATCTACTAACTATCAGAGCCGTTGATACACCACCTTCAATCACCTCACATAACTAATATGTCGCCATATACAACACCACTCGCGATTCGTATAGTTTCATACTTCTTATTGATCAGGCATTGAAATCTGTGAATGAAAGGATGCCATGTTGTTCAGATACTCTAAAGCTGTTTGTCTTGTTACTGAACcagtttgaaaaatatatattagtgTGATTTGCCcatgaaacattttttacagattttgctgcaaatttaaaaatatatattttaagcaaaaattcACAAACAGTCAAAATTTCGGTCTTTCCACATTCAAGTAGAAAGAAGCTGCACTTGCATGTCTACGACCTACATTGAAAATAGCAGGTCAGGGGCATCACTGATGGTTAGTGGGTGAAGTGGGACTGtaacataaatacatgtaaaatcaAAATCAGTGTTTCTGTcaacaaatgtgtttatgtttgtctaAAGTTCTGCTTTTAATAGACTATAGATAGAGAATATTGATTGAGAATATTCATAAGCTTGCTGTGTGGGATTTATAATTAAGTTCACAACTGATGATGATGTGGGTTCTTACAGTAGCGCTCTGCTCATGGTTAAAACAGGGGAGGGGGCCGGACGGAAGAGAGGTAGAAACTATATTTGTCATCTGACTCAGGCCTATAATACAGATCAGTGTTGCATGCTAGGAAAGGCATGTCCAGTTGCTCTGTAGTCTCACTGTCATTTTATTCCCTCCTTTTGAACTCTTTTTACTATACTAATAATAGCACAAATAATCTGCAAAGAGTTTTGTCTCTTTATTGAATTTTAAACACTGTAATCAAAGTTTGATGGTCTTGTTTCTCATTTAAACCTTCTATACATGcttatttgtaaaatgtttatttaaatcacCCATATTTGCACTGACAGAATGAAATCAATGCTCATATATCATATTATTGGATTTAGATGCTTTAGGTAGAAAATGCCAATGACAGATTTCACAAAGTATTATATTGCTTAAATCactgtttaatgtgtttaaagcTTTTCCATCCCAGTCAGAAACAGACTATGAATATCAGACGCATTTGTGTCAATGAAATAGatttacaatgtttaaaagTCATGAAGATTACAAGacgtttaaaaatattttagagaaGCATATTAGAGCCTCCCAGGTAAACAAGTGATCAAACAATATATCTTGTGTAGCTGATGGGGTGCTAATTCCTCCCCCTAAAAGCATTCAAGCAGGGTTATCCAATGGCACCCTGCCCACAGTCTGAAGGTCACTTTGCTTTCTAAGACTAGAAGGAGAAATTCTGAGGTTCACTCAATTCTGTATTTAATTCTGTAACTTGTTTGTGAGTTCTGTCCAAACACATGTGTGTCTCACAGAGGCTAGAAGCATTCGTGCAGTGAATGGAAAGGGTCATTGACAGCTGCTTTTCTCTGTCACTGTAAGTGGTGATATTACAGAATAAGCCTGGGAATTCAGACAGTCGTGGTAAGAAAAGATGGAGTAGTGTGCACACTGCACACCTGTTATTGTGGCAGCACAGTATGGGGTCAAAAGCATTGAAACAAATTACTGATGTGCCGATCAGTAGCTTTAAATACATCTTTCTCAAAGCTGATGGTAAACCAACATTAAATAGCTTTTGAGGAGGAATTATTCCCCCTCGTGTCTttccagacctgtatgactttctttcctctgcagaaccaaacagaagacatttttaagaactttggttaccaaacaacatttacttccattgtatggacacaaaaccacggagacatttctcaaaatatcttcttttgtgttccacaaaataaAGAGTGAAAATACATGTTTCGAACgtcatgagagtgaataaatgatgacagaatttttttggggggtgaactttTAAAAGTTTTGAGTAAGCGCATTGTGGTGTGGTATAAGGTGTCAAATGTGTGATGATGAAAACCAGCAATGAGCGGTGAGTATTTTGATCTTCAAGACCCCACATGACGGGTCACCCTAAGTCGGTTCAGCCAGAGACAGAAGTGTGCCCAAACAGGTGGGAAATGTCTGTTAGCACCGGTCATTGATTAAAATAGCCCAAATGACATAATGGGGTTTCTTAGGGTCGGTTACAGGGTGATGAGGTTTGACAAAAGGTCTTTAAAAGGCCTGACCCCTGGCTATGGACTGGGTGATTTTACACCAATGTGGGCAGAGGACCCAAGTAATTCTGGCTGTGCTCCATTAGTGTGTTTGGGCAAGTGCTGCCAGTAAGGCTGAACAATATGAGAAGCCTCACATCGCCTGGAGCGGTTGAACATGAAGAACACATCTACTCAGGTAAAGACTGCAGGGTTTTTGTGGAGCTTCGAAGGCGCTTTGGATTGAAATACTGACAGGAAGATGTTGTTTTATTGGGCAAATAATCTTTTCGGAAAGTGGATTGAATGATCTACAAGATAAAATGGAAATAGGTGTTGTTGTTATAATACGGTAACATTTATTTGAGCTTTTGGGGTTCTCTtataatttctttctttatttattgGAAAAAAGATAGCAAAACAGTTGTATTTTGATACTTCTCATCAATATATTGTTGACTTTTTATACCCtttactgtttatattttttacagataattaAAAAGTGCATTTCTTTACTGCACCAACCTTTCAGATGAGATTATTCTGATCCAACCTTGTTGTTTTGTGGATGGTATATGCCTTACATATTAGCCTGAAATGTCGTGCCTCTTGACTCTTTTGGGTTTGTTTGTAAAGTCATATCAGATGTCTTTGCTCTGTGTTTTAGCACAGAGACCAGTTCTCCAGGGACTGACTTGTTCAAGCTGTTAGAATGTGATGGGCTATTTGTAGAGGAGATTGAGCTCACTGATTTACCATGAGGGTTTCTGCCAGACATTTCAGCATCCAACCCACTGCATAATGGTGTCCTTTATCAGAGCTATTCTGACTCGACTAGAAAGTGTGTGCCATTTATTGCAATGCCAACTTGATTTATCACAAAGTAGTATctgatttggtttgtttttgtccCTCATTAGTGAAGGCACTTTTATATAAAAGTCGTAAATGTGACAATATAGACTTCTCCAAACAGGCCTGACATGCCAGGATGCAAGATACAAACTTTTGATCCCCTGATTGATGTTGTTTCCAATGCATCTATGGCTAATGGAAAAGAACAACACTGTTCATCATAAACTAATGTACTGAAAGGATAAACATGACATCAAGAGTATGAGCCATCACAtagtaaaaacattattaagaAGCGGCTATATAACTTCTCTATTTAGTATATTATGTGTAAGTGTCTTAAATTACACTTGAATAAAATAAggtaaaaatgtgtaatattaaaatataaaaagaaaaccatacaaattttatttttgtaaagtaaaattacatgtttttcatgttattttacacccgACATGTAAATttgcattatgttttatttttttaagaatgaaaaTATGCTATCAAAAGACTTGACTATGTTATGCACATAGTCAATctttatagtaaataaatagaACCAATTGtctaatttgtgtttatttccattttatgaGAAACATATGGGACAAAGTTGATAGgctacttaaaggaacagttcacccaaaaatgaaaagtcttaatttactcaccttcgagttgttccaaatctgtatacatttctaatttctgatgaaaacagagagagatatttggaagaatgcttgtaaccaaaatgttcttggccaccattgactaccaaaatGACTTTGTAGACGTCTTTGCTCAAaacttcttgtttttttctggtaattttgaagaatgtaggaaagcaaaccattCTGCTGCACTTTTGAGaactattgtaattttttctactttggaagtcaacggtggccaagaattgGTTGGTAAGAATTGAAattgtctttctttgtgttcatcagaacacatttatacagactAGGAACAACTGAGTATTCTTTTTGGTGTGAACTGTTCCCTAAATGAAGTATAATTTAGATCAATTTAACTATGAAGGAGTAGTTGTAGTGTAATTTCATCTGTAATTTTCTTTTGGGTATTCATAAGTACTAAACTGTTAACTGGCATgtgatataaaatgtaaagcttTGTGACACTGTTCAAGTAAAACACATACGTTGATCACTATccacatttttttctctctcctcaGAGCTGCACAGGGGTGAgagcaaacaggaaaagcaGGTGAAGGAGGCTAGAACCAAATGCCGAACAATTGCCTCGCTTTTGACTGACGCTCCTAACCCACACTCTAAAGGTGTGCTTATGTTCAAGAAGCGACGACAGCGTGCAAAGAAGTACACTCTCACCAGCTTTGGCAGTGTGGACGGAGAGGGTTGCAGTACCACTGAGGGAGAAACAGAGGACGAAAGCTTTTTTCCTGGCAGTGATTCTGAGCTTGATGAGGACGGTTTTTCGGCTGCACCAGACCCCACCTGGGATAGTGGTTACTTGGACGTTCTAGATAGGAGAACTTCAGCGTGTATTGTGCCTGACAGAGATGTGAAAACCAACCTTGGCCTAAACGCCACCTCGGGTAAAGGGGCCCAGCTTTTTGAACAACAGCGGAAAAGAGCAGAAGAACATACATCAAACCTGGTTACACCCTCCGTATTACCTATGTCAAATCACCTGGGAGACATAATGTTGGCAGATACTCCAAACGCTCCCTTGACTACTTCTCATAGTACCAATATGTTGAACGGGGAACCTTTGGTGGTGAGCAGGACAAGCGTTGTGTTGTCCTCCCCGGGCCAGATGCTGATGCCATCTATGGCAGGAGCTTTAACAGAGCAAGCAGATTCATCAGTTGCAAGCTCAGTCCACAACAGAACTGCCAGGCCATTTGCCCCAGGCTGTGTAAGCCACAGAGCAGCAACGGCTCCGGTAGTCTTCAGACCCAACACTGCCAAAAAGGCTGAATCACAGATCAAGGCTGTGTCTGTGGCAACAATCCCAGCCTCCTTCTCTCCTGCAAGCTCAGAGGTGAAGAAAGCTGTGTCTACAACATCATTGTATATCCCTGCCAGACCGGCCACCTTCAATAGCCTTTCCTCTGTGATCGGTCCTTCCTCTTTGTTCTCTCCTTCCTCTGTCACTTCAGGTCCGTTTTCACCTCCCCCTTCAAATGCTCCGTTCTACTCCCCAACCTATTCCAGTTCCTCTGGTCCTTTTTCTCCAACAGCGTCTCACACAATATCCTTAAATTCCCCATCTGGTATGGTCCAGCCTTATTCTTCTCAAACACAGGCAATGCCCCTCAGTCCTCCTTACCACAAAGTTTCTGCACAATATCAGCCACCTCCACCATTTCATGTGCCAGCACAGCCCTTCTCTCCCCCCTTTACAAATGCCCCAGCCCCTCCCAATGCCTTTACTCATTCCCCTCCCAATGCCTTTATTCATCCCCCTGCCCCTCCCAATGCCTTTACTCATTCCTCTCCCAATGCCTTTACTAATTTCTCTGCTCCTCCCAATGCCTTTGTTCATGCCCCTGCCCCTCCCTATAACTTTAATCATGCCCCTGCCCCTCCCAATGGCTTTACTCATGCCCCTGCCCCTCCCAATGCTTTTACTCATGCCCCTGTCCCTGCCCCAGCCTCAGTTCATGCCTGTACGCCTGTAACACCAAATGTGCAAACCTCCCCAACCCTCAAGGTCTCTTTCAATCCATACATATCTGTGGCATCCACTACACCAGAATTACCAGATACACCAATGCCCCAAGAGTATCAAGAAGCAAAATCCACAGAGGGGATTTCTTCTCGAGAACAGCGGGTCTCAGTACCTGCTGGCCGTACTGGCATCCTACAGGAGGCTTGTCGTCGTGGCAGCAGCAAGAAACCAATGTTTAATCCCCAAGAGGAGAAAAAGCCTCCGTCATACAACCCTGAACTACTGTCTCTAGTGCAGAACCTCGATGAAAGGTCCCATTCTGGTGCAGAAGCTGGGTTTGAATCTGGCCCTGAGGAAGACTTCCTCAACCTGGGTGCTGAGGCTTGTAACTTCATGCACgcacagaaaaacaagatgCCACCACCAGTTGCTCCGAAAATAGGTCGTCCTGCCCCTGAGATTTCCCAGATGCAAGGGAAAGGGGCAGAGTTGTTTGCGCGGAGACAGAACCGCATGGAGCGCTATGTGGTGGATAAACAACCAAAGTCTCCAGCGCAGCCTCGTGATCCTTCACCCACCCCCTCTCTCCCAGCTCACTGGAAATACTCTCCCAACATCCGTGCACCACCACCTATCAATTATAATCCACTGCTGTCACCATCCTGTCCCCCAGTGGCCCAGCGCAGCACCAAGGCTAACCATGCATCAAACGTTGGGGTTAAAACAGCACCCGGCCAGCACAAACCTGGCATTAAGGCTCTTGACTTTATGAGCAGGCAGCCATACCAGCTCAACTCCTCCTTGTTCAGTTATGGCGGTGGACTCCCTCAGACCACCGCAAGTTATCAGCAGCAGCAGAATGGTGTAAGCATGACAGGTAATTCCATTAACATGCCCAAGCAGGTCCCCTTAAAAGCAAGCCGTGTATATGAAATCAAACGTTTCTCTACACCTACTCCTATGTCTGCACCCACAGCCCTCTCCCCTACTGTAATTGCCCCTCGTTCCGCCACCACTCTCGGGGAGCCAATGTGGCGTAGTGATGTCACGTCCCCACCTCCTGTTGCTCCACGGCCCATGGCACCATTTTCCCCACCACCTCCTGCACCGACAGCAGCCTTGCCAGCTCTTCCCAAAATATCTACTGCCCCTGTGCCTTATTCAGTGCCAATTCAACAGGCCACAACTCCCCTGCAAGCCTACACCCCATTCCAGGCAGCCAAGCAGTTCCAAAGTGCCCCAGAGTTGAGTCCCCTGGCTGCCGGTCTACGATCCTCTGTGTCTGGAAGCAGCCAAAACCTGCGGGTACCGAGACCTCGCTTCAGTACATCGAGTATGGGGCTCCAACCAAATGTGTGGAGGCCTGGATCCATCCTATACTGAGAATCCACTGTGACACTAATTACCAGCCAGGGGCAAGAGCACTCATAAGCTTGAGCTCTGTTCCGTCAAACAAATTGTTTGATTACAGGAATATGACAAAAAGCATCAGTCACAGAACTGTTACAGTTTTCTGCATGTTCACAGTTTTTGCACAAGGTTGTTCTTCTTTCACTCTACGAAACttgaagtgatagtttacccaaaataaaaatacagtcatcatttactaaccacCATTGTTCGATTACCATGTttacatacatgtttgaaatgacaagagggtgagttaaagatgacagaaatttcatttttgggtcccTTTAATGTACCAAAGATTTATTCATATCTGATTCATACTGTTAGTTCAGATCTCATGTGCTTTACAATACATACAGTTAACATGTTTGCAGAACCATAGCATGAAATAGCACAGTCACTACTTGTTATAGGAACTACATGAAAGGCACTTATGTCTGATAACAATCAGTTTTGATGTACATGGGGCCACAAGGAAATTAAGTGATAGCACTGAATTGTGTTTGAAGTTTGCCACAAGAAAAAAGGGATGTTGGGTTAGAAAACTGTTTATGATGAAATCCTATTGTGTTAGTAGATACTTAAGGCCAGAATCATTGTAGATTTGAGTACATATGATACAGAATGTTCAGAGATGTGTTTGTGACAGAAGAAAGAGGTACAAAGATTGTGACAACAGCTGAAATGATTTAGAAGAAGAGTCCTGGAGAGATGGTACAAACCAGTGCCTGCTACGCTCGCGCTCTTGAATTTCTTGTTTATAATCTTGCCTCTgttatgtctttgttttaacaCTTGCAAATCCTTGGGCAAAATATCTCTTGAGGCTTGCTTAGAGGCTTTGCTTCTTGCTTGACGGGGATCAAAATGGATGCTTGATGCATGTGCTCATTTCATCCTCATAATGCCGCAGATGTCGAGTTTGGAGATTGACTGAGCGTTTTGAAAAGCATGTCAACTCAGCTGTCTGGAATTGTGCTGGAGCCTTTTCGTATGACAACTCAAGAAAAACAAACCCAGAAAGCACTGCTTTCTCTTTATAACATATTATGCGAATGCAAAGGAATCTTTCTGCGGCGCTGGCTCTCATTGCAATTAATACTTAGGCCTATGCCAAACAAGTATTACAATCGATCACTTGTGTGAACTGTTCAGCAGGAATTGTGAAATACGGACATGACTAGTtgaaatttgctttttttttaagaataataaCCGATGAACTAAatgaaggacatggcatggtgGGTACCATTTTCTTAGGATGAGATGGTTGTTTGGAAGTAAATGTATTGTTGTCATTTAAAGTGAACTCCGCCCGaaattgaaaattctgccattaattACTCAAGTAATAACTAACTCAGGTACCTCAAGTACCCTTAACACCTCAGTTTTTCCCCAGAATGCAAATTTAGGTCGTTTTGGAAGCTTGACTCCTCCATAGATTGCAACGCAACCAAATTTCAAAGCGCCGAAAGTGCGTAAAGACGTCGTAAAAAAGTCCACGTGACTCTGGTGGTTGAGTAGTAATTAATATAATGTGACGAGAATAATTTTTGTGCGCAAACAAACAAAGCTaacaactttattaaaactTCCTGATTTGGTTGTTGTTTTCCAGCGCGCGTTCCCGACAGTGCATCCGGTGTAAACATCGCTCGACGCATGCGTGTTATGACGTAGAGCCTGTGTGGGCGTTGTTTTTGGTAGCGTTGCAATCTATggaggagtcagaaagcttccaaaactTCCAAAACGACCTTAATTTGCGTTTTGGGGAAAACGGAGCTTCTAGGgatgttaaactacttgagAGTGACTaattaatggcagaattttcatttttgggcggaGGTCCCCTTTAATTAGAAAGTGATAGTAGATGTATTTCGATATTTAAAGTATgaagcacattttaaaacaagaatAGAGGGAAGTGCAAGTCAGAACTTTTCTGACCTTGTGAGATACTACAGTAGGGTGTGTTGTTGTATACACTAAAATGTTCATAGGCATACAGCGTCAACAACAAGTGTGTACAAATAAGACTGTCAGATTGTATGTCAGACTACAGTGTTTTTATAGATGAAATTCTTTAGTACATGTGTTATATCTATGCTTTAGATACAGTGTTATGAAAatattgtaatgaaatgtaataGTGCGTTGGGTAATTTGAAGTTTATAGTAGGACTATGTTAGAAATTAATGAATGccttgttttttgggggggggggtgagGGGCTGGGGGGGTTAGAGATAAGAATTTATTTGTACTGTTTGACATTGACGTAgagcaatttaaataaaaatacaaaatgtctattttgtaagcttcttttgtttttgtcaagGTTATTAACTAGTTTCTCATGTGTTGTGTTCCATCTCAGCAAATTCATCTtgagattttattataatagtcCTACTGTAGAATtgtcaaattattatttatttaagagtggatttaaaaaaaacataattataaatatatatgaatatggCAAAAAACATCAGTCACAGAACAGTTACAGTTTTCTGCATGTTCACAGTTTTTGCACAAGGTTGTTCTTTTTTCACTCTAAACTTGAAGTGATAGTTTACGCAAAttaaaattcggtcatcatttactcaccaccATTAttcggttgccaacattcttcaaaatgtcttcttttgtgttctgcagaagaaagaaagtcatacaggtctgtaatgacaagatggtgagtttaaaataacagaattttcatttttgggtcccTTTAATGTACCCAAGATTTATTCATATCTGATTCATACTGTTAGTTCAGATCTCATGTGCTTTACAATACATACAGTTAACATGTTTGCAGAACCATAGCATGAAATAGCACAGTCACTACTTGTTATAGGAACTACATGAAAGGCACTTATGTCTGATAACAATCATGTACATGGGGCCACAAGGAAATTAAGTGATAGCACTGAATTACGTTTGTAGTTTGCCACAAGAAAAAAGGGATGTTGGGTTAGAAAACTGTTTATGATGAAATCCTATTGTGTTAGTAGATACTTAAGGCCAGAATCATTGTAGATTTGAGTACAAATGATACAGAATGTTCTTAAATATATTGATTTGATAAGGTCGGATGGActacatttatttgataaagGACACGCAATAATCATAACAGCCTCTGAGTGGCGCTGTATCACGTCTTACAACATGCCTTTTTAATGCATCTCTGTCAACAAACAATCCCAGGGGTAAAAGAAGACAAATATTACAAAGTtacaaaattagaaaaatatcaTATGAATGAAACAACGTTGCAGTTTTAGAGAGTACTTAGGTCGCACTTAAAATCTTTACAAAAAAGTCCTTAGCGCCCTGAAATTACACTACATTTACACTAAATTACCaagtaaaataaagaagttGATCAAACGTTTTTGATCTGTTACATTATTTTCGAAATTATGAAAACCAAATATATGTGCATAATGTAgaaaaaacaaaggaagatacaCAAATCATTCCAAAACAAAGatgataaaatgatttttcttcagcatcataaaaatgaacatatatCTGGTCAACATCTGGAAACATGTGTCTTTCACATAAGGCTTGGTAGGATAAAAAGATGAAGTAATATATAAGATATGTCCTTAATCTGTTTGTTACTAAATATATACAGGGCAGAGTCCACACTTTTTCATGGAATATTATCAATTTGCCAGTAGGACACAATATTTCTCTTAAATCATTCTCCTTAAATTCATTGCACTTTAAAAGATCTTATTAAAATCAGCTCTGAACTAATCTATGACTCAGCCACTGTATGACACTGTATAACAATAAGTATATGTTgtaaatcaaacacattttcacaccCACATTAAAGAAGTGGTCGTTCTACTGGTGTGAACTTTAATGCTTTAACTCTGTAATCCTACCTCCACTCCTAATCGATCTGCCTTCTGACCCTTCTAGGCTCTATCCCCTCACGGTCATATGTCACAAGTATCAGGTGCTAACTTTAGACACAGGTCTGTGTTTCCATCGGGAGCCACATTCCGTCAATCTGTAACCCTGCTGGTGATAACCGGTAATGCAGCTGCCCTGTCCTGTCTGGGGGCAAGAATtggactacaaaacaaacacatacctactgtatttttctttagATTTGCAATATGATCAATTAAACTAGTGGTTAACTACAATAAGGTCAAGTATAAGTTTCATGATGTGACATGTCACCTGCTGACCCAAACACTGAAGTCATACGTTGAAACGGGTAAGTTGACTGGCATTAGACAGGCattacataaagaaaaaaagaaagtcaaactaATTTTTATTGTCCAGatttttatacaatataaatgtaaaaaatatttgctaGAGAAGGACCACCACTCTGGCCTGCCCAAAGCTCTCTAGAGCACACTGAAGTAAACCCCC includes:
- the synpo2lb gene encoding synaptopodin 2-like protein — protein: MVAEEVVVILSGGAPWGFRLQGGAEQQMPLQVAKVRKRSKACRAGLRETDELVSINDIPCDTLSHAEAMNLIDAGRGNLHLRIKRAPAAFQSVVLLGRAPSPRIDKEYRAALRALSPPLSSNPPGVNRASLMSPTGGIECLTSPPDSEAYYGETDSDADVTAQERQRRQRRRSPSCSPAKSPGQVSPQEEETSELSGYESAQDVSWAVPDMNGMAKQHHAMPGVARREVVYQPQQPEWSHREENSSENSDQSPSGTAEVDSGFQEPPSVPPLVSPERAKGALMLASHKLMVPMVGPVNKPVDEELSATYMDKAKQAKLHRGESKQEKQVKEARTKCRTIASLLTDAPNPHSKGVLMFKKRRQRAKKYTLTSFGSVDGEGCSTTEGETEDESFFPGSDSELDEDGFSAAPDPTWDSGYLDVLDRRTSACIVPDRDVKTNLGLNATSGKGAQLFEQQRKRAEEHTSNLVTPSVLPMSNHLGDIMLADTPNAPLTTSHSTNMLNGEPLVVSRTSVVLSSPGQMLMPSMAGALTEQADSSVASSVHNRTARPFAPGCVSHRAATAPVVFRPNTAKKAESQIKAVSVATIPASFSPASSEVKKAVSTTSLYIPARPATFNSLSSVIGPSSLFSPSSVTSGPFSPPPSNAPFYSPTYSSSSGPFSPTASHTISLNSPSGMVQPYSSQTQAMPLSPPYHKVSAQYQPPPPFHVPAQPFSPPFTNAPAPPNAFTHSPPNAFIHPPAPPNAFTHSSPNAFTNFSAPPNAFVHAPAPPYNFNHAPAPPNGFTHAPAPPNAFTHAPVPAPASVHACTPVTPNVQTSPTLKVSFNPYISVASTTPELPDTPMPQEYQEAKSTEGISSREQRVSVPAGRTGILQEACRRGSSKKPMFNPQEEKKPPSYNPELLSLVQNLDERSHSGAEAGFESGPEEDFLNLGAEACNFMHAQKNKMPPPVAPKIGRPAPEISQMQGKGAELFARRQNRMERYVVDKQPKSPAQPRDPSPTPSLPAHWKYSPNIRAPPPINYNPLLSPSCPPVAQRSTKANHASNVGVKTAPGQHKPGIKALDFMSRQPYQLNSSLFSYGGGLPQTTASYQQQQNGVSMTGNSINMPKQVPLKASRVYEIKRFSTPTPMSAPTALSPTVIAPRSATTLGEPMWRSDVTSPPPVAPRPMAPFSPPPPAPTAALPALPKISTAPVPYSVPIQQATTPLQAYTPFQAAKQFQSAPELSPLAAGLRSSVSGSSQNLRVPRPRFSTSSMGLQPNVWRPGSILY